cttcgATAGTAGTCACAAAATCCAACTGCCGTTGCAGCTTCCCCTTGTTGTGCAGTTCCATTGAAGCTTTTTtgtctatggttgaagcttttttcaacagTTGTTGAAGCTGTTCTAGGTGACAGTTGCAACATTAGTATACGCAGGGTGCATCCAGCcatggcggccggccagggagcgcCTGACCGCCGGCGATGGAGGTCGTGGTCGCCCAGTCGNNNNNNNNNNNNNNNNNNNNNNNNNNNNNNNNNNNNNNNNNNNNNNNNNNNNNNNNNNNNNNNNNNNNNNNNNNNNNNNNNNNNNNNNNNNNNNNNNNNNNNNNNNNNNNNNNNNNNNNNNNNNNNNNNNNNNNNNNNNNNNNNNNNNNNNNNNNNNNNNNNNNNNNNNNNNNNNNNNNNNNNNNNNNNNNNNNNNNNNNNNNNNNNNNNNNNNNAGGGGATGGATCTGGCCATGGCGGCAGGCAGCCATGGCAGCCGGCGAGGGGAGCCTGGCCGCCGGTGATGGAGATGGCCCAGTTGCAgctcggggggagggggagggggaggggacatGCTTCCAGGGGAGGCACTCGCGGAAGGAAGAAGAAGCACAGAAGAAAAAAAAATGTTTCGATTGAGGCCCACGTAGCCTACACGGAAAAGAGGGAGCGAGCGAGGGGCACCGGCCGAGCGTTCGGCCGGTTCTCGGATGCCAAACGTTTCCCTTGTGCAAATCGTCTTGGTATTTATTCGCGGAGGGTCTAACGACTGATCTCCAACTCCCTGCTATGCGTGTCTCTCTCATGATGCAAGCTTCGCAGACCAACAAATCGCAGCCAAAgcctctgccgctgccgctgccaccTCCGCCACTCTCGCTGCCGTCGACCGTCCCGCGCCGGCGAAACCGCAgcgcctcctcctcttcctcgtcttcctccgtgtccaccgcctcctcctccttctccccgtCGACGTCCCCTGCGCCGTCTCCTCGCACCGCCTCAGCCACTTCCGTGGTGCCCTTTTCGTGGGAGCGCCGCCCGGGACTCCCCAAGAGCAATCTCGCCGGCCTTATCTCCTCGTCCAGCGGCACCGCGGCCGTTCCGCTCCCACCGCCGCCACTGCGCCCTTCCACTCGCCGCTGCCGGCAGCGCAGACGCCGCCGCGCCCTCGACGCCCCTGCACCTGCACCCGCAGCAGACCCCTTCGCCGCCGCCTTCGTGGAGTGCACAAGAGAAGAAGGCACAGACGACGCAGACGACAAGCTTTGGCTGACGCCGACGACAACCAACTCCAGCCGCATGGCGCGGTCGTGGCGACTCGCCGGCGGCGGGGTCCGTGTCATCAGGTTCCTCGACCTATACTGGTGCAGGAGGGCCATGGACGTCGCCGACGGTGCTTTCCTTGCCCGCCGGTCCGTCGCACCGCGTCCACGTCC
Above is a window of Triticum dicoccoides isolate Atlit2015 ecotype Zavitan chromosome 5B, WEW_v2.0, whole genome shotgun sequence DNA encoding:
- the LOC119305349 gene encoding uncharacterized protein LOC119305349, with the translated sequence MMQASQTNKSQPKPLPLPLPPPPLSLPSTVPRRRNRSASSSSSSSSVSTASSSFSPSTSPAPSPRTASATSVVPFSWERRPGLPKSNLAGLISSSSGTAAVPLPPPPLRPSTRRCRQRRRRRALDAPAPAPAADPFAAAFVECTREEGTDDADDKLWLTPTTTNSSRMARSWRLAGGGVRVIRFLDLYWCRRAMDVADGAFLARRSVAPRPRP